In Deferribacteraceae bacterium V6Fe1, one genomic interval encodes:
- the nusA gene encoding transcription termination/antitermination protein NusA, giving the protein MIKEFAKVADELGREKGLSRSMLSEVLREAIVTAVHKKIGKYGEPEVTVDIEKGTIKILIPKEVSEEIDSKWHEISIEEAKKYKENPQLGDIVMVPTTLEALGRQAAIAAKNKLLEKIRDAERQVIYEQFQNKVGEIVNGTVLKTERDNLVVNIGKAEAILPKRESIPADFFGRGDYVRALLLEIRVVKGWPQLILSRTHPEFLKKLFEMEIPEVYEGIIDVKGVAREPGDRAKVAVYSTNSNIDPVGACIGLKGVRINSISQELRGEKIDVIEWSPDPVKYVCNAISPAQVLLTNIFEDEETIEVVVPDDELSLAIGKKGQNVKLAAMLTGWRLDVLKESEYNEIRKVRLVEQEQEFKEFDELYNLEHIDVLTDEMVRRLVDAGIDDVEKLSTSNLEEVAAALEISDEEAINIINSAIDYLSSKLAELEGDDFTEDSEEE; this is encoded by the coding sequence ATGATCAAAGAATTTGCTAAAGTGGCTGACGAGCTTGGAAGAGAAAAAGGGCTAAGCCGCAGTATGTTGAGTGAGGTATTAAGGGAAGCGATTGTAACTGCAGTACATAAAAAGATTGGTAAGTACGGTGAACCTGAGGTAACTGTTGACATAGAAAAGGGGACTATAAAAATTTTGATTCCGAAAGAAGTCTCTGAAGAGATTGACAGCAAATGGCATGAAATAAGTATTGAAGAAGCTAAAAAGTATAAAGAGAATCCTCAGCTTGGGGATATTGTAATGGTGCCTACGACCCTTGAAGCTCTTGGCAGACAGGCAGCAATTGCAGCAAAGAACAAACTTTTGGAAAAGATAAGAGATGCCGAAAGACAGGTAATTTATGAACAGTTTCAAAATAAAGTTGGCGAAATTGTAAACGGCACTGTTTTAAAAACCGAAAGAGATAATTTGGTTGTAAATATTGGTAAGGCGGAAGCTATTTTACCCAAAAGGGAGAGTATTCCCGCTGATTTCTTTGGCAGGGGTGATTACGTAAGAGCCTTGTTGCTTGAAATAAGAGTTGTTAAAGGTTGGCCTCAGTTGATATTGTCCAGGACTCATCCTGAATTTCTTAAAAAACTTTTTGAAATGGAAATCCCTGAAGTTTATGAAGGTATTATAGATGTAAAAGGTGTTGCTCGCGAACCGGGTGACAGGGCGAAAGTTGCTGTTTATTCAACCAATTCAAACATTGACCCCGTAGGGGCATGTATTGGGCTTAAGGGTGTTAGGATTAATTCGATTAGCCAGGAGTTGAGAGGTGAGAAGATAGATGTGATAGAGTGGTCACCAGACCCGGTAAAATATGTATGTAATGCCATTTCCCCTGCTCAAGTTTTATTGACAAATATTTTTGAAGATGAAGAGACTATTGAGGTAGTGGTGCCGGATGATGAACTTTCACTTGCCATCGGTAAGAAAGGGCAAAATGTTAAATTGGCTGCTATGCTTACCGGCTGGAGATTGGATGTATTGAAAGAAAGTGAATATAACGAAATAAGAAAAGTAAGACTTGTAGAGCAGGAGCAAGAGTTTAAGGAATTTGATGAACTTTATAATCTGGAGCATATTGACGTTTTGACTGACGAAATGGTGAGAAGACTTGTCGATGCTGGTATTGATGATGTCGAAAAACTTTCTACATCCAACTTGGAAGAAGTGGCTGCCGCTCTTGAAATAAGTGACGAGGAAGCAATAAATATAATAAACAGTGCCATCGATTATTTAAGTTCAAAACTTGCAGAGCTTGAAGGTGACGACTTTACAGAAGATTCGGAAGAAGAGTAA
- a CDS encoding ribosome maturation factor RimP produces the protein MSIVHKKIEHTVRDYLKNNLPFDGVEIFDVTYRRERGGNVLRVIIDGEDIGLEECAKVSNFVSEWLDNEDLIEGKYSLEVSTPGVDRPLRNQSDFLRYKGKLCKITLINPAQDSRKNFKGKILDVTDDKVTIYVEQESKHFDIDIKNIKKAKLEIDF, from the coding sequence ATGAGCATAGTCCACAAAAAAATTGAACACACAGTCAGGGATTATTTGAAGAATAATTTACCCTTTGATGGTGTTGAAATATTTGATGTTACTTATAGAAGAGAAAGGGGCGGTAATGTCCTGAGGGTCATTATTGACGGTGAAGATATCGGGCTTGAAGAGTGCGCTAAAGTGAGTAATTTTGTGTCCGAATGGCTGGATAACGAGGATTTGATAGAGGGTAAATACTCTCTTGAGGTTTCTACGCCCGGGGTTGACAGACCGCTTAGAAATCAGAGTGATTTTTTAAGATATAAAGGGAAGCTTTGTAAAATTACCCTTATTAACCCTGCCCAAGACAGCAGGAAGAATTTTAAGGGTAAGATTTTGGATGTGACTGACGATAAAGTTACTATTTATGTTGAGCAAGAAAGTAAACATTTTGACATAGATATAAAAAACATAAAAAAGGCTAAATTAGAAATAGATTTTTAG
- a CDS encoding indolepyruvate oxidoreductase subunit beta translates to MSFNILMFGVGGQGTVLSSDIVCEVALESGYDAKKSEIHGMAQRGGSVVSHVRIAKKVYSPVISFGEADIMVSFEYMEFLRYMEYVNSETLLVLNTNKIFPPGVLSGKEEYPEKIIKQKLKLFKDVSQIDALKIAQESGNIKVAGMAVVGALAKMLPFEKDVWKKIIESKVPPKTIESNIRAFETGFRA, encoded by the coding sequence ATGAGTTTTAATATACTTATGTTTGGGGTAGGCGGTCAGGGGACTGTGTTGTCCAGTGATATTGTATGTGAAGTTGCACTTGAGAGCGGTTATGATGCCAAGAAAAGTGAAATTCACGGGATGGCTCAACGTGGCGGCAGTGTAGTCAGTCATGTAAGAATAGCTAAAAAAGTTTATTCCCCTGTTATTTCGTTTGGAGAAGCAGATATTATGGTATCTTTTGAATACATGGAATTTTTGAGGTATATGGAATATGTTAACAGTGAAACACTTCTTGTTTTGAATACAAACAAGATTTTTCCTCCTGGTGTTTTATCAGGTAAGGAAGAGTATCCTGAAAAGATTATTAAGCAAAAATTAAAGTTGTTTAAAGACGTAAGTCAGATTGATGCTTTGAAGATAGCCCAAGAGTCCGGAAATATAAAAGTTGCCGGTATGGCTGTCGTAGGTGCTTTGGCAAAGATGCTCCCTTTTGAAAAAGATGTGTGGAAAAAGATTATTGAGAGTAAAGTTCCTCCAAAAACAATCGAGAGCAATATCAGAGCTTTTGAAACAGGTTTTCGTGCATAA
- the iorA gene encoding indolepyruvate ferredoxin oxidoreductase subunit alpha: MRKVLSGNEAIARGAYEAGVKVVSSYPGTPSSEITDFVKRYDDIYCEWAVNEKVALEVAIGASLAGRRSMTCMKHVGLNVAADPLMTLSYTGVNGGLVILVADDPNMFSSQNEQDSRNYARFAKVPLLEPSDSNEAKEFVKKAFEISEKFCTPVIVRSVTRLSHSMSAVDLGERVETASKGLENNIPKWVMVPANGRVRHVFVEERLKELQAFNSKSDLVAEEINSNEIGIITSGIPYQYVKEALPEASVLKLGMVWPLPLDKIVEFSKKVKKLYVVEELDPIIETELLAQGVKLKKLKRPLTGELSVDAVKKLFGLKVNRCKAAVKELPNRPPNMCPGCSHRGMFYAISKLKLFAAGDIGCYTLGLLPPLSAINSTVCMGASISMAHGIDRASGGEYAKKSVAVIGDSTFFHTGINGLLNSVYNKGCSTVIILDNRITGMTGHQPNPGTGITIKGEESPRINFELLCRAFGIKNVVTVDPFDVDECIRVLKEETSKDELSVIITNRPCIFADRTVITNPYFIDEDKCTGCTACTRLGCPAIAWDKKKKIAMIDESLCTGCGLCPKVCRFDAISQRGAK; encoded by the coding sequence ATGAGAAAGGTTTTATCCGGAAATGAGGCGATAGCCCGAGGTGCATATGAAGCGGGAGTAAAAGTTGTCAGCTCTTATCCCGGTACCCCGAGTAGTGAAATTACCGATTTTGTTAAAAGATATGACGACATTTATTGCGAGTGGGCAGTAAATGAAAAGGTGGCTTTGGAGGTTGCCATAGGTGCTTCCTTGGCTGGCAGACGTTCGATGACATGTATGAAGCATGTGGGGTTGAATGTGGCTGCTGACCCACTCATGACTTTAAGTTATACGGGCGTAAATGGCGGTCTTGTAATTCTTGTGGCGGATGACCCTAATATGTTTAGCTCTCAAAATGAACAAGACAGCCGAAATTATGCAAGGTTTGCAAAGGTGCCTTTATTGGAGCCTTCGGATAGTAATGAGGCAAAAGAATTCGTAAAAAAAGCGTTTGAAATATCAGAGAAATTTTGCACACCTGTAATTGTAAGGTCAGTAACAAGGCTTTCTCACAGCATGTCAGCAGTTGATTTGGGTGAAAGGGTGGAAACTGCATCTAAGGGGTTGGAAAATAATATTCCTAAGTGGGTAATGGTACCGGCAAACGGAAGAGTTAGGCACGTATTTGTTGAAGAAAGATTGAAAGAGCTTCAGGCATTTAACAGCAAATCGGACTTAGTTGCTGAAGAAATAAATAGCAATGAAATAGGCATTATAACTTCAGGTATCCCTTATCAATATGTAAAAGAGGCATTGCCTGAGGCATCTGTGCTTAAGCTTGGTATGGTTTGGCCTTTGCCTTTGGATAAGATTGTGGAGTTTTCTAAAAAAGTAAAAAAACTTTATGTGGTTGAAGAGCTTGACCCAATAATTGAGACCGAGTTGTTGGCACAAGGGGTAAAACTAAAAAAGTTAAAAAGACCGCTTACAGGGGAGTTATCAGTTGATGCTGTTAAAAAACTTTTTGGATTGAAGGTAAATAGATGCAAAGCTGCGGTTAAAGAGCTTCCAAACAGGCCGCCGAATATGTGTCCAGGCTGTTCGCATAGAGGTATGTTTTATGCGATAAGTAAGTTGAAACTTTTTGCTGCGGGTGATATCGGTTGTTACACGCTTGGTCTTTTGCCCCCTTTATCTGCAATAAATTCTACCGTTTGTATGGGTGCAAGTATTTCAATGGCACATGGTATTGATAGGGCAAGTGGTGGAGAATATGCTAAGAAAAGTGTGGCAGTGATAGGTGATTCTACATTTTTTCATACTGGTATCAATGGGTTGCTTAACTCTGTTTACAATAAAGGGTGCTCTACTGTTATCATACTTGACAATAGAATAACGGGGATGACAGGTCATCAGCCTAATCCCGGTACAGGGATAACGATAAAAGGGGAAGAAAGCCCGAGAATTAATTTTGAGCTTTTGTGCAGAGCTTTTGGAATTAAAAATGTGGTAACTGTTGACCCGTTTGATGTGGATGAATGTATTAGGGTGCTAAAAGAGGAGACTTCCAAAGACGAGTTGAGCGTGATTATTACTAACAGACCGTGTATTTTTGCCGATAGGACTGTGATTACAAATCCATATTTCATAGATGAAGACAAATGTACCGGTTGCACTGCTTGTACAAGGCTTGGATGCCCTGCAATAGCTTGGGATAAAAAGAAAAAAATAGCAATGATTGACGAATCTCTTTGTACGGGATGCGGGCTTTGCCCAAAAGTTTGCAGGTTTGATGCAATTTCTCAAAGGGGTGCCAAATGA
- a CDS encoding histidinol phosphate phosphatase domain-containing protein, whose translation MKNLKFYDLHTHTTFSDGVLIPAESARRAEVIGYSGIAITDHADDSNFKFIIEKQKEFQKSFNKVSDFKVIIGVEFTHVKPVLLEKIIPEARKFGADIIVVHGETIVEPVKEGTNRAAIEACADILAHPGLITEEEVKLAAENGVALEITTRKGHSYTNGHVYNLAKRFGANLVLNNDFHSPGDNLSIEMLVKVLKGIGINDEEIVTIFGNNEKIFNKGLGGLK comes from the coding sequence ATGAAAAATTTAAAATTTTACGATTTACATACGCATACTACATTTAGCGATGGAGTGTTGATCCCAGCCGAATCTGCAAGAAGGGCTGAAGTGATAGGCTATTCAGGCATTGCAATCACTGACCATGCTGATGATTCAAACTTTAAGTTTATAATTGAAAAACAGAAAGAGTTTCAAAAAAGTTTTAATAAGGTATCAGACTTTAAGGTGATTATTGGGGTCGAGTTTACTCATGTCAAACCTGTTTTGCTTGAAAAAATTATCCCTGAAGCAAGAAAGTTTGGGGCAGATATAATTGTCGTCCACGGTGAAACAATTGTGGAGCCGGTAAAAGAGGGTACAAACAGGGCGGCCATTGAGGCTTGCGCTGACATACTTGCGCACCCAGGGCTTATAACGGAAGAGGAAGTAAAGCTTGCTGCTGAAAATGGTGTTGCGCTTGAGATTACCACCAGGAAAGGGCATTCTTATACGAATGGTCATGTTTATAATCTTGCCAAAAGATTTGGAGCAAATCTGGTATTAAATAACGATTTTCATTCTCCGGGTGATAATCTGAGTATAGAAATGTTGGTTAAAGTGTTAAAAGGTATCGGCATAAATGATGAAGAGATTGTAACTATTTTTGGAAATAATGAAAAAATTTTTAATAAAGGATTAGGAGGATTAAAATGA
- a CDS encoding TIGR00730 family Rossman fold protein, protein MKSENNVVNQYLIDEFKVGDTWRMFKILSEFVEGFESLAHVEPAVSIFGSARAKEDHKDYKKARQLGRMLAESGITVLTGGGPGIMEAANRGAAEGGGQSIGLNIELPFEQKPNPYAKKVVTFNYFFVRKVMLVKYASAFVIFPGGFGTLDEFFEALTLIQTRKIKYFPLILVDSQYWSGLIEWIKNTMLENGFIAPDDLSLIKIVDETDEIMSCIKQFLKV, encoded by the coding sequence ATGAAAAGTGAGAATAATGTTGTAAATCAGTATTTGATTGATGAATTTAAGGTTGGTGATACATGGAGGATGTTTAAGATTTTATCTGAATTTGTAGAAGGTTTTGAAAGCTTAGCCCATGTTGAGCCTGCAGTAAGTATCTTCGGGTCAGCTAGGGCGAAAGAAGACCATAAAGACTATAAAAAAGCAAGGCAGCTTGGGCGGATGCTTGCCGAAAGTGGTATTACTGTTTTGACAGGGGGCGGCCCTGGAATTATGGAGGCTGCAAATAGAGGGGCGGCTGAAGGGGGCGGTCAATCGATTGGACTAAACATTGAGCTTCCTTTTGAACAAAAACCAAATCCGTATGCAAAAAAAGTAGTAACGTTTAATTATTTTTTTGTAAGAAAAGTGATGTTGGTAAAATATGCCAGCGCTTTTGTAATTTTCCCCGGCGGGTTTGGCACGCTTGATGAATTTTTTGAAGCGCTAACTCTTATTCAGACCAGAAAGATAAAATATTTTCCTTTGATACTTGTTGATAGTCAATATTGGAGCGGGTTGATTGAATGGATAAAAAATACTATGCTTGAAAATGGTTTTATTGCTCCTGACGATTTATCTTTGATAAAAATTGTGGATGAGACAGATGAGATTATGTCGTGCATCAAACAGTTTTTGAAGGTGTAG
- a CDS encoding cytochrome c, which produces MKKIISLSLLLLVANMIYATSDEELFYTKCTQCHGEGIILNKKYDKSTWKKTVKKMKSYGANISSSESKKIVDYLVKNAGE; this is translated from the coding sequence ATGAAAAAAATAATTTCCTTATCTTTACTATTGCTTGTCGCAAATATGATTTATGCTACTTCAGATGAAGAGCTTTTTTACACAAAATGTACGCAGTGCCATGGCGAAGGGATAATTTTAAACAAAAAGTATGATAAAAGCACATGGAAAAAAACAGTCAAAAAGATGAAGTCTTACGGAGCAAATATTTCCTCATCCGAATCTAAAAAGATAGTGGATTATCTCGTTAAAAATGCAGGAGAATGA
- a CDS encoding response regulator, with the protein MNKIFKELFFRYMFIAILLIVCAFIGVIIVLKYNYEKELEKNSYERLTNLNNQLTLLPGSVYEMLRHSLVTDINSGDDFKNLRMNFYDDELLVKVYLIKGEKFILGLSKYDIISEVEDDINEDLRKVVTFEDGELTLVKEFFVDDYSIIYYMPILKILQTYASLIPFEYNLGVFDKNGKVLFFSDYSAMFGMSAIKDFKNNDFAYTYNSLRVKLENSLTNSSDVYFATYGNSKLFENLYVGIFVHNKVIEKYLLKSIFYLGLLGIFLFLIAVVFIYFYSRRFSKPLERLANVVGGFPNSFTDYSLHFFPDNEIRLLASKFKDVAANVKQNISKNEELLKKLEKQSNLLFTMLDFLPSDIALIEREYFKIKYINKNFLKNTDGRLTEVTGEQFLNLFCKPEKKDKLVRLFSEIEEPLYFYSIDVNAEFGIRHLSNCVSMYVVPIGLEFIMLIIQDMQKEMEAVEVIKAQKMLIESYFDAIPEMAFIKDRNLRYVDVNKAFVEFTGFRPDFVKGLRETELYPVEFGEYIIKKERWILENKKSLKYEIEFNKGNTKRIVEVYKTPLINEHGEVEFIVGIARDITEYKNFTNEIEKQKNILSNVIDSLREGIIVLDESRNIIYANEFLRKLIFCGDNFCKLESLEDLLRFMPDESMSEFADNLDTLINDDNISKVYGRINVFNMNNEHKDLFYVGLAVKFNFTSERMFVLTFRDETEMNLILSKLAVSERTESISKIIGGLTHDFKNMLSAIYNYLMIYTLEFQLDEVQKSYIENVFRVLNKARYLSEELLGITRGGAKKEGVSNIKDVAEEVGLFVFSGTEIVFENNIHDDIWNVLIDANQLSQILHNIFLNAVQAIDGAGKVSVDAQNMDVEADKELQPGKYVKLTVKDTGKGIEKEILGKIFDPYFTTKEKGSGLGLFIIKSLIEKASGKISIDSEIGKGTTVVIYLKSSGVSDSPKRDYEAVIANKTAPKNLNVIIVDDQIDILDSLKGLLEIFGCNVKAAKDSDEAIVFLDKSRENGEKVDLIITDLTIPGGKGGLDLLDRVKKIDKHIPVVLMSGYADSSEIKKYLSYGFKSILSKPFDVEEINKILESI; encoded by the coding sequence GTGAATAAAATATTTAAAGAGCTTTTTTTTAGGTATATGTTTATTGCGATACTGCTAATAGTGTGCGCATTTATAGGTGTCATTATTGTTTTAAAGTATAATTATGAAAAAGAGCTTGAAAAAAATTCATACGAACGCCTTACTAATTTAAATAATCAACTTACCCTTTTACCCGGCTCAGTTTATGAAATGCTTCGCCATTCTCTTGTCACAGATATAAACTCAGGTGATGATTTTAAGAATCTCAGAATGAATTTTTATGATGATGAGCTTTTGGTGAAAGTATACCTGATTAAAGGGGAAAAATTTATTTTGGGGCTTTCCAAATATGACATTATTTCGGAAGTAGAGGATGATATAAATGAAGATTTACGTAAAGTAGTGACGTTTGAGGATGGCGAGTTAACATTAGTAAAAGAGTTTTTTGTAGATGATTACAGTATAATTTACTATATGCCAATTTTAAAAATCTTGCAGACTTACGCAAGTCTTATCCCTTTTGAATATAACCTCGGAGTTTTTGACAAAAATGGTAAAGTTTTATTTTTTTCCGATTATTCTGCTATGTTTGGCATGAGTGCAATTAAAGATTTCAAAAATAATGACTTTGCCTACACCTATAATTCCCTTAGAGTAAAATTAGAAAACAGCCTGACAAATTCAAGCGATGTATATTTTGCCACTTACGGTAACAGTAAATTGTTTGAAAATTTGTACGTAGGGATATTTGTGCACAATAAGGTTATAGAAAAATATCTGTTAAAAAGTATTTTTTATTTGGGCTTGTTAGGTATTTTTCTTTTTTTGATTGCAGTGGTATTTATCTATTTTTATTCAAGAAGATTTTCAAAACCGTTGGAAAGGTTAGCTAATGTTGTGGGCGGATTTCCAAATTCATTTACAGATTATTCTTTGCATTTTTTCCCTGACAACGAGATTAGGTTGTTGGCCTCAAAATTCAAAGATGTTGCTGCAAATGTAAAACAAAATATCTCTAAAAATGAAGAGCTCTTAAAAAAGTTAGAAAAACAGAGCAATCTTCTTTTTACAATGCTTGATTTTCTTCCAAGTGATATTGCCCTTATTGAAAGGGAATACTTTAAAATTAAATATATCAATAAAAATTTTCTCAAAAATACCGATGGCAGATTGACCGAGGTTACAGGTGAGCAATTTTTAAACTTATTTTGTAAGCCGGAGAAAAAAGATAAATTGGTACGCCTCTTCAGTGAAATAGAAGAGCCTCTATATTTTTATAGTATAGATGTGAATGCTGAATTTGGTATCAGGCATTTGTCAAATTGTGTAAGCATGTATGTTGTCCCTATCGGTTTGGAATTCATAATGCTAATTATTCAGGATATGCAGAAGGAGATGGAAGCAGTAGAAGTTATTAAAGCACAAAAAATGTTAATAGAGAGCTATTTTGATGCTATACCTGAGATGGCATTTATTAAGGATAGAAATCTCAGGTATGTGGATGTCAACAAAGCTTTTGTTGAATTTACAGGGTTTAGACCTGATTTTGTAAAGGGGTTAAGAGAAACGGAGCTTTATCCTGTCGAGTTTGGAGAATATATAATTAAAAAAGAAAGGTGGATATTAGAAAACAAAAAGTCTTTAAAGTATGAGATAGAGTTTAATAAAGGTAACACAAAGAGGATTGTAGAAGTTTATAAAACCCCGCTTATTAATGAGCATGGTGAAGTTGAATTTATAGTAGGGATAGCAAGGGATATAACCGAATATAAAAATTTTACAAATGAGATTGAAAAACAGAAAAATATTTTGAGTAATGTGATTGACAGCCTTAGAGAAGGGATAATAGTATTGGATGAAAGTAGAAATATAATTTATGCTAATGAGTTTTTAAGAAAGTTAATTTTTTGCGGGGATAATTTTTGCAAACTTGAGTCTTTGGAAGATTTGTTGAGGTTTATGCCGGATGAGTCTATGTCAGAGTTTGCCGATAATCTGGATACTTTAATAAATGATGACAATATATCAAAGGTTTACGGCAGAATCAATGTGTTTAATATGAATAATGAGCATAAAGACCTATTTTATGTAGGTCTTGCCGTCAAGTTTAATTTTACAAGTGAAAGGATGTTTGTGTTAACTTTCAGGGACGAAACAGAGATGAATCTGATTTTGAGTAAATTGGCAGTTTCCGAGCGGACAGAATCCATTTCAAAGATTATCGGCGGACTTACACACGATTTTAAAAATATGTTAAGTGCTATTTATAATTATCTGATGATTTATACTTTGGAATTTCAGCTTGATGAGGTTCAAAAAAGTTATATTGAAAATGTATTTAGGGTGCTAAATAAGGCAAGGTATCTTTCCGAGGAGCTTCTTGGCATTACAAGAGGTGGAGCTAAAAAGGAAGGTGTATCAAATATAAAAGATGTCGCCGAAGAGGTTGGGCTTTTTGTTTTTTCAGGGACAGAAATTGTATTTGAAAACAATATTCATGACGATATTTGGAATGTTTTGATTGATGCAAATCAGTTATCTCAAATACTTCATAATATATTTTTAAATGCCGTGCAGGCAATAGATGGCGCGGGGAAGGTGTCAGTTGACGCACAAAATATGGATGTGGAAGCTGATAAAGAGCTTCAGCCCGGAAAGTATGTAAAGTTAACCGTCAAAGATACTGGAAAAGGTATTGAAAAAGAGATATTGGGAAAGATTTTTGATCCGTATTTTACTACCAAAGAAAAAGGGTCAGGTTTGGGACTATTTATTATTAAATCTTTAATTGAAAAAGCTTCAGGAAAGATAAGTATTGATTCTGAAATTGGCAAAGGGACAACGGTAGTAATATATTTGAAATCTTCAGGTGTTTCCGATTCTCCCAAAAGAGACTATGAGGCTGTTATTGCAAATAAAACAGCTCCCAAAAACCTCAATGTGATAATTGTCGATGACCAGATTGACATTCTCGACTCTTTAAAAGGTCTTTTGGAGATATTTGGGTGCAATGTGAAAGCTGCAAAGGATTCGGATGAGGCGATTGTTTTTCTTGATAAATCTCGAGAAAATGGTGAAAAAGTGGATTTGATAATTACTGACTTGACCATTCCTGGAGGGAAAGGCGGACTTGATCTGCTTGACAGGGTGAAGAAAATCGACAAGCACATACCTGTCGTCTTGATGAGTGGCTACGCCGATAGTAGCGAAATTAAAAAATATTTGTCTTACGGATTTAAATCTATACTTTCCAAGCCTTTTGATGTGGAAGAAATTAATAAAATTTTAGAGAGCATATAA
- a CDS encoding ABC transporter substrate-binding protein, translating into MKTLYQVFFIIILTASMLLGYSFSSTFKIPLKVGAILYSEEFSVGVEGLKAGLKHLGYANEKEVYFDVKIINGDLEKIPTIMEEFNNEGVKVLFVTTTPIAEKVMAINDKYKFQVVFNEVADPVLSGLVNTLDKPGRNFTGVSHAAFRMTPKRIQVATEFFNKTKTIYYLSGSVEKGLESFDKQIHETERLLNMKINVIDFNGKAYNDFIENISKADNSASIIVFGISPELVRNFNSLRDISYRASIPLIPMDASLVARGAAFTYAPEFYSIGRQSAYIMDMIFKGANASDIPVKLPDKIGIYINKTALKYFQNQYDRYYFYYAERCY; encoded by the coding sequence ATGAAAACCTTATATCAAGTTTTTTTTATAATTATATTAACTGCCAGTATGTTATTAGGTTATTCCTTTTCATCGACATTTAAAATCCCTCTAAAAGTCGGGGCAATTCTTTATTCCGAAGAGTTCAGCGTAGGTGTTGAAGGGTTAAAAGCCGGTCTTAAACATTTGGGTTATGCCAATGAAAAAGAAGTTTATTTTGATGTGAAAATTATAAATGGGGATTTGGAGAAAATACCTACAATAATGGAAGAATTTAACAATGAAGGGGTAAAAGTTTTGTTTGTCACTACTACACCGATAGCTGAAAAAGTAATGGCGATTAACGACAAATACAAGTTTCAAGTTGTGTTTAATGAGGTTGCTGACCCCGTGTTGTCTGGTCTTGTTAATACATTGGATAAACCCGGGAGAAATTTTACCGGCGTATCACATGCTGCATTTCGTATGACGCCAAAAAGGATTCAGGTCGCCACTGAATTTTTCAATAAAACTAAAACCATTTATTATCTTTCAGGCAGTGTGGAGAAAGGGCTTGAAAGTTTTGATAAGCAGATCCATGAAACGGAGCGTTTGCTTAATATGAAGATTAATGTCATAGACTTTAACGGCAAAGCCTACAATGATTTTATTGAGAATATTTCCAAAGCTGACAATTCTGCAAGTATTATAGTTTTTGGAATTAGCCCTGAGCTTGTAAGAAATTTCAATAGTTTGAGAGATATTTCTTATAGGGCTTCAATCCCTCTTATACCTATGGATGCAAGTCTTGTGGCAAGAGGTGCGGCCTTTACTTATGCTCCCGAGTTTTATTCCATAGGTAGGCAAAGTGCATATATTATGGATATGATTTTTAAAGGTGCAAATGCTTCGGATATCCCGGTAAAATTGCCGGATAAAATAGGAATTTATATCAACAAAACTGCACTGAAATATTTTCAGAATCAATATGACAGATACTATTTTTATTATGCTGAAAGGTGTTATTAA